A single window of Micrococcaceae bacterium Sec5.1 DNA harbors:
- a CDS encoding CoA ester lyase, whose amino-acid sequence MSFAEKISSAETFLFVSAAQPDRFEKAAEAGADVVIIDLEDAVASGLKSESRRNVADHLLRSQCLVRINSAHSPYFDDDVAALAGSPGLIGVMLPKAEDVNELDQVAALFPGTPVVALIESARGLDSAREIASHPAVVRLAFGNLDFAADLGIAPGVEENELHYAFAHLVLAGRLADQAAPIAGVTTNFREPLATASDARRQKSFGFGGKLLIHPAQIQPTAEIFAPTAAEVEWARKVISVSVAADGGAAQLDGAMIDRPVMLRAERITRGRGPV is encoded by the coding sequence ATGAGTTTCGCCGAGAAGATCAGCTCCGCCGAGACATTCCTTTTCGTCTCCGCAGCGCAACCTGACCGTTTCGAAAAGGCCGCCGAGGCCGGTGCCGACGTCGTCATAATCGACCTAGAAGATGCTGTTGCGTCGGGACTAAAAAGCGAATCACGACGGAACGTGGCAGACCACCTGCTCCGTAGTCAGTGCTTGGTGAGAATCAACAGTGCACATTCCCCTTATTTTGATGATGACGTGGCTGCGTTGGCTGGATCTCCGGGTCTTATCGGCGTAATGCTGCCCAAGGCGGAGGATGTCAACGAACTTGACCAGGTTGCGGCGCTCTTTCCCGGGACCCCCGTTGTCGCACTCATTGAATCAGCACGCGGTCTGGACTCTGCTCGAGAGATTGCCAGCCACCCGGCCGTTGTCCGGTTGGCATTTGGCAACTTGGACTTTGCCGCAGACCTCGGCATAGCCCCCGGAGTTGAAGAAAACGAACTGCACTACGCGTTCGCGCACCTGGTTTTGGCGGGCCGACTGGCTGATCAGGCAGCGCCGATAGCAGGCGTCACAACCAACTTCCGTGAACCGCTGGCAACAGCATCAGATGCACGCCGGCAGAAGTCCTTTGGATTCGGCGGAAAGCTGCTGATCCACCCGGCACAAATCCAGCCCACGGCTGAGATTTTCGCCCCTACGGCTGCTGAGGTGGAATGGGCGAGGAAAGTGATATCCGTATCTGTTGCAGCGGATGGAGGGGCAGCCCAACTGGATGGTGCCATGATTGACCGCCCCGTGATGCTCCGGGCCGAACGCATCACGCGAGGACGGGGACCAGTATGA
- a CDS encoding MaoC family dehydratase — protein sequence MTTDATMAGSTAKNDQAAPSYVEGWTGRYYEDFTVGDTYRHPLGRTITRTDNIWTTLLTQNSSPIHFDAHYSAQTEFGQPLVDSTFTLALVTGQSVVDLSQHVLANLGWDNVRLPHPVFEGDTIYSQSEVLAKRESKSRPNVGIVRVRTVGFNQRRQIVIVFERTMLIYRKGQGPDFTGVTPEWDELSLKALG from the coding sequence ATGACTACTGATGCGACCATGGCCGGGTCCACGGCCAAAAATGACCAGGCTGCGCCATCCTACGTGGAAGGTTGGACGGGCCGATACTATGAGGACTTCACCGTCGGGGACACCTACAGGCACCCTCTCGGACGAACCATCACCCGCACAGACAACATCTGGACCACACTCCTTACCCAGAATTCGTCACCGATACACTTTGACGCCCACTATTCGGCGCAAACCGAGTTCGGTCAGCCCTTGGTGGACTCTACTTTCACTCTCGCTTTGGTCACAGGGCAGTCCGTGGTGGACCTGTCCCAGCACGTCCTTGCCAACCTGGGGTGGGACAATGTCAGGCTGCCCCACCCGGTTTTCGAAGGTGACACCATCTACTCGCAGTCTGAAGTGCTGGCCAAGCGGGAATCAAAATCCCGTCCCAATGTTGGTATCGTCCGCGTACGAACGGTTGGGTTCAACCAACGCCGTCAGATTGTCATCGTCTTCGAACGGACGATGCTGATCTACCGCAAGGGTCAGGGACCGGACTTCACGGGGGTAACTCCGGAGTGGGACGAGTTGTCGCTCAAGGCACTCGGATGA
- a CDS encoding LysR family transcriptional regulator — protein sequence MDELRWFAALAESEHVTETAAKLHLSQSTLSRGIQRVEHHFGTRLFDRSARKLTLNRFGEVARTHILRALGELETAEQRITAMTDPGRGVVSLAFVSSLGSWLIPEIIGGFTTEVPDTSFFLEGGAADHVLDLVRTQAVDVAILAPRPDDTTFGWIEVADEPLALVVPENHHSAASATHLHLGDVRDESFVGLRPEFGLRQIGDRLCASAGFKPQMVVEATEMTTLWGLVRAGLGVAILPRTDGPMAQGTRQLQITDAAAHRSVGLVWLIGRRQPAPVTRFIDFMGQYGHDE from the coding sequence ATGGATGAACTTCGATGGTTCGCGGCTCTCGCGGAATCCGAACACGTGACGGAAACAGCCGCCAAGCTGCACCTTTCACAGTCCACGCTGTCGCGGGGTATCCAACGAGTGGAACATCATTTTGGAACCCGACTGTTTGATCGGTCCGCCAGGAAGCTGACGCTCAATCGTTTTGGAGAAGTGGCAAGGACCCACATTCTGAGGGCCCTTGGCGAGCTGGAAACAGCCGAGCAACGCATCACGGCAATGACAGATCCCGGCCGAGGCGTAGTCTCACTCGCGTTTGTGTCATCTCTTGGATCGTGGCTTATACCTGAGATCATTGGCGGGTTTACAACTGAAGTCCCGGACACGTCCTTCTTTTTGGAAGGCGGGGCTGCCGATCATGTCTTGGACCTTGTACGCACGCAGGCTGTGGATGTCGCAATACTCGCTCCGCGCCCCGACGATACTACTTTTGGCTGGATCGAAGTCGCCGATGAACCCTTGGCTTTGGTGGTTCCTGAGAACCACCACTCCGCAGCAAGCGCCACTCACCTTCACCTGGGAGACGTCAGAGACGAATCGTTCGTAGGACTTCGACCAGAGTTCGGCCTGCGACAGATTGGCGATCGCCTCTGCGCTTCGGCTGGATTCAAGCCACAGATGGTCGTTGAGGCCACGGAGATGACAACCCTCTGGGGACTTGTCCGTGCTGGCCTGGGAGTGGCAATCCTTCCCCGCACCGATGGACCGATGGCCCAAGGGACCCGACAGTTGCAGATCACCGATGCAGCGGCTCATCGAAGCGTCGGCCTGGTTTGGCTGATCGGCCGCCGACAGCCCGCTCCGGTCACTAGATTCATCGACTTTATGGGCCAATACGGGCATGACGAATGA
- a CDS encoding CaiB/BaiF CoA-transferase family protein yields MQLRNGSLPSDSSSTGRAGPLAGVVVVSLEQAVAAPFATRQLADLGARVIKVERPGAGDLARGYDTTVKGLASHFVWLNRGKESVAVDVKTPEGAKILQQLIDKADVLVQNLAPGAAGRLGIGADELALSRPDLITCDISGYGSGGPYAAKKAYDLLIQCETGLVSITGTDETPSKVGLSIADIATGMYAYSGILTALLRKEQTGKGANLEISMLEALGEWMGYPLLYTMYGGTAPARTGASHATIAPYGPFTVADGTVINLGLQNEREWENFCNVVLEQPALREDLRFSSNYLRVENRDALDRIISSVFSKLSAEEAIARLEKAPIAYAEQRTMDSFAAHPQLEARRRWASVSTSAGEVQALIPPVTFRGESAPLLPVPDLGQHTEAVLQWLSTPKN; encoded by the coding sequence ATGCAGCTACGCAATGGTTCTCTTCCTTCCGACTCATCCTCTACCGGACGTGCTGGCCCTCTGGCCGGAGTCGTCGTCGTGTCTTTGGAGCAGGCCGTTGCCGCTCCTTTTGCCACTCGCCAGCTCGCCGACCTTGGTGCCAGAGTTATCAAGGTCGAGCGGCCGGGCGCGGGTGACCTGGCCCGTGGATACGACACCACGGTCAAGGGGCTGGCAAGCCATTTCGTTTGGCTCAACCGCGGCAAGGAGAGTGTCGCAGTGGACGTCAAGACTCCGGAGGGGGCCAAGATTCTCCAGCAGCTTATTGACAAAGCCGATGTGTTGGTTCAGAACCTCGCGCCTGGAGCGGCAGGTCGGTTGGGTATCGGCGCTGACGAACTGGCCCTGAGCCGGCCGGATCTGATCACATGTGATATCTCCGGGTACGGTTCCGGTGGACCGTACGCTGCCAAGAAGGCCTACGACCTGCTTATTCAATGCGAAACCGGTCTGGTGTCCATCACCGGGACTGACGAGACGCCTTCCAAGGTCGGCCTGTCCATCGCCGATATTGCGACCGGCATGTACGCCTACTCCGGAATACTCACGGCTCTCTTGCGGAAGGAACAAACCGGCAAGGGTGCAAACCTCGAGATTTCCATGCTGGAGGCGTTGGGGGAGTGGATGGGTTATCCGCTCCTTTACACAATGTATGGGGGGACGGCGCCGGCCCGCACGGGCGCAAGCCATGCGACGATCGCGCCGTACGGACCTTTCACCGTTGCCGATGGGACTGTCATCAATCTTGGGTTGCAGAATGAACGTGAGTGGGAGAACTTCTGCAATGTAGTTCTCGAGCAGCCTGCGTTGCGAGAGGATCTTCGCTTCTCCAGCAATTACCTCAGGGTAGAGAACCGGGATGCTTTGGACCGTATCATCAGTTCGGTCTTCTCAAAGCTGTCCGCAGAGGAGGCAATCGCCCGTCTTGAGAAGGCACCCATTGCCTACGCCGAACAGCGAACCATGGACTCTTTCGCAGCCCATCCGCAGCTGGAGGCAAGAAGGCGTTGGGCGTCGGTGTCCACCTCGGCTGGTGAAGTGCAGGCTCTCATTCCTCCGGTAACGTTCCGCGGGGAGTCCGCGCCGCTACTACCAGTCCCGGACTTGGGACAACACACGGAAGCGGTACTTCAGTGGCTATCCACCCCAAAGAACTAG
- a CDS encoding ABC transporter permease subunit: MAPLLRRGSLVSPFGIYLMRVYAADAVSDSLIEAARVNGAGEFRIFWQVGFRLPSSSPPVRPAAARGRCSPL, from the coding sequence ATGGCTCCGCTATTACGGCGTGGCTCCCTCGTCAGCCCGTTCGGCATCTACCTGATGCGGGTGTACGCAGCGGACGCCGTCTCCGACTCGCTCATTGAAGCCGCAAGGGTGAACGGCGCCGGCGAGTTCCGGATCTTCTGGCAGGTGGGATTCAGGCTCCCCAGCAGCAGTCCGCCAGTGCGGCCGGCGGCGGCGCGCGGGCGTTGTTCTCCGCTGTGA
- a CDS encoding AraC family transcriptional regulator produces the protein MTATDDATARLAERLLGLRANREIIPPDPNHSVRWHQHSYPSPVARWNYHPEYEIHLIRKGTGKFIVGDHIGTFEAGHVSIVGSGLPHDWVSDLEPGEVLEDRDAVIQFDGNWVEQAASLVPELAEVKPLLEQSSRGIEFLGTSAKEAAEAIEAMGATTGLARLQYLLALFRILTTAPEENRRYLADEWFRPQLDGRAAAVVDLVLEYVFTHHAGNVKMSDAAAMVGMSEPTFSKYFKRATGQNFSDLVRKLRLAQARRLLESTDKAISDICYEVGFTNLSNFNRHFLNDTGETPRHFRRRVQS, from the coding sequence TTGACCGCCACCGATGATGCCACAGCCCGGCTAGCCGAGAGACTGCTGGGCCTTCGTGCCAACAGGGAGATCATTCCTCCAGACCCCAACCACTCCGTCCGGTGGCACCAACACAGCTATCCCAGCCCTGTCGCACGATGGAACTACCACCCTGAGTACGAGATCCATCTCATCCGCAAGGGCACCGGAAAATTCATTGTCGGAGACCATATCGGCACCTTCGAAGCCGGTCACGTCTCCATCGTGGGGTCCGGGCTCCCCCACGACTGGGTCAGCGACCTCGAGCCTGGCGAAGTGCTGGAAGATCGGGACGCAGTCATTCAGTTCGACGGTAACTGGGTCGAGCAGGCCGCCTCCCTGGTGCCCGAGTTGGCGGAGGTCAAGCCCCTGCTGGAGCAGTCGTCGCGTGGCATCGAATTCTTGGGTACCTCGGCCAAGGAAGCGGCCGAAGCTATCGAGGCAATGGGGGCCACCACAGGTCTCGCCCGCCTCCAGTACCTCTTGGCACTGTTCCGGATTCTAACCACTGCCCCAGAGGAAAACCGCCGCTACCTGGCGGACGAATGGTTCAGGCCGCAACTTGACGGGCGGGCTGCCGCAGTGGTGGACCTCGTACTGGAGTACGTCTTTACCCACCATGCAGGCAACGTCAAAATGTCAGACGCGGCAGCCATGGTCGGAATGTCCGAGCCCACCTTCTCCAAATACTTCAAGCGAGCCACCGGGCAGAACTTCAGCGATCTTGTCCGCAAACTGCGCCTGGCCCAGGCGCGCCGGTTGCTGGAAAGCACGGACAAGGCAATCTCCGATATCTGCTACGAGGTCGGCTTTACCAACCTCTCCAACTTCAACCGGCACTTCCTCAACGACACTGGAGAAACCCCCAGACACTTCCGCCGGCGCGTACAAAGCTGA
- a CDS encoding sugar ABC transporter substrate-binding protein has product MRSKMRAATLAAGALCIALSASACSGAGGGSSAGDQNSINVLMVNNPQMEDLQKLTADNFTKDTGIKVNYTILPENDVRAKISQEFSSQAGQYDVASLSNYEIPFYSENKWLAPLDNVAKDADFNQADILPAYTASLTGKDGKLYGEPFYGESSFLMYRKDIFDAKGLTMPEKPTWDQVAVLAAKADGAAPGMKGICLRGQPGWGQVFAPLTTVVNTFGGTWFDKDWNAKVNAPEFKEATEFYTKLVREHGEAGAAQAGFTECLNNMSQSKVAMWYDATSAAGALEADGSPVKGKIGYVQAPVKETKSSGWLWTWSWGVQAASKKQDAASKFIAWASSKKYEELVASKLGWAKVPSGKRSSTYENADFQKAAPFFEAERTAIQNADPKNPGVQERPVVGIQFVGIPEFADLGTTVSQGVSSAIAGQGSVEDALAKGQEAAQKIGDKYKK; this is encoded by the coding sequence ATGCGCTCAAAAATGCGCGCTGCTACGCTTGCGGCCGGTGCTTTATGCATCGCACTCTCGGCATCAGCCTGTTCCGGTGCCGGCGGTGGATCTTCGGCCGGTGACCAGAACAGCATCAACGTCCTGATGGTCAACAACCCCCAGATGGAGGATCTGCAGAAGCTTACGGCAGATAACTTCACCAAGGACACCGGTATCAAGGTCAATTACACGATCCTGCCCGAGAACGATGTCCGAGCCAAGATCAGCCAGGAATTCTCCAGCCAGGCCGGCCAGTACGACGTTGCATCCCTGTCCAACTACGAGATCCCGTTCTACTCCGAGAACAAATGGCTCGCGCCCCTGGACAACGTGGCGAAGGACGCCGATTTCAACCAGGCAGACATCCTTCCCGCCTACACAGCCTCCCTCACCGGCAAGGACGGCAAGCTCTACGGCGAACCGTTCTACGGCGAGTCATCGTTCCTGATGTACCGCAAGGACATCTTCGACGCCAAGGGACTGACCATGCCGGAGAAGCCGACCTGGGACCAGGTGGCAGTCCTGGCGGCAAAGGCCGACGGCGCGGCTCCTGGCATGAAGGGCATCTGCCTGCGCGGCCAGCCGGGCTGGGGCCAGGTCTTCGCTCCGCTGACCACCGTAGTTAACACCTTCGGCGGCACCTGGTTCGACAAGGACTGGAACGCGAAGGTCAACGCCCCTGAATTCAAGGAAGCGACCGAGTTCTACACCAAGCTGGTGCGCGAGCACGGCGAGGCGGGCGCCGCGCAGGCAGGTTTCACAGAGTGCCTGAACAACATGAGTCAGAGCAAGGTGGCCATGTGGTACGACGCCACCTCAGCCGCAGGCGCCTTGGAAGCCGACGGATCACCGGTCAAGGGCAAGATCGGCTACGTGCAGGCACCCGTGAAGGAAACCAAGTCCTCCGGATGGCTGTGGACGTGGTCGTGGGGCGTCCAGGCGGCATCCAAGAAGCAGGACGCTGCCAGCAAGTTCATCGCCTGGGCCAGCTCCAAGAAGTACGAGGAACTGGTCGCCTCGAAGCTGGGTTGGGCAAAGGTTCCGTCCGGCAAGCGTAGCTCTACCTATGAGAACGCCGACTTCCAGAAGGCCGCCCCGTTCTTCGAAGCTGAACGGACCGCCATTCAGAACGCGGACCCGAAGAATCCAGGCGTACAGGAGCGTCCCGTTGTGGGTATCCAGTTCGTCGGTATCCCCGAGTTCGCAGACCTTGGAACCACTGTTTCGCAGGGCGTGAGCTCCGCGATCGCAGGCCAGGGTTCCGTGGAGGATGCGCTGGCCAAGGGTCAGGAAGCCGCCCAGAAAATCGGCGACAAGTACAAGAAGTAG
- a CDS encoding sugar ABC transporter permease: MTIATARISRSGHSATKPSKNARSRERALAWARRAPLLPALIFLIIVTQLPFVVTLIISFLNWNSLRPDQTGFAGFENYIQVLTNADLRQAIFTTIVLTVSVVLASLLIGLGLALLLDKKFLGRGLARTLLIAPFLVVPVAAALVWKHALLNPTYGLINGVLTWLWSLFGSSNPPQPDLLSQAPLTAVVLSLVWQWTPFMMLILLAGLQSRPMDTVEAAQMDGASPWDIFRHLTLPHLRQYLELGGLLGAIYIVQNFDAVFTLTSGGLGTANLPYAIYQTFYFANEYGLASAAGVVVVIGTIIVATFALRTVFSLFKKEAAR, from the coding sequence ATGACAATAGCAACAGCGCGCATTTCCCGCTCAGGGCACAGCGCCACCAAACCTTCGAAAAACGCCAGGTCCCGAGAGCGTGCCCTGGCCTGGGCCCGGCGCGCGCCGCTGCTGCCGGCCCTGATCTTCCTCATCATCGTCACCCAGCTTCCCTTCGTGGTGACGCTGATCATCTCGTTCCTGAACTGGAACAGCCTGCGCCCGGACCAGACGGGGTTCGCTGGGTTTGAAAACTACATCCAGGTCCTCACCAACGCCGACCTGCGCCAGGCCATCTTCACCACGATCGTGCTTACGGTTTCCGTGGTCCTGGCCAGCCTGCTGATCGGGCTGGGCCTGGCCCTGCTGCTGGACAAAAAATTCCTCGGTCGCGGCCTGGCCCGCACGCTACTCATTGCCCCGTTTTTGGTGGTCCCCGTGGCGGCCGCCCTGGTCTGGAAGCACGCCCTGCTCAACCCCACCTACGGTCTCATCAATGGCGTCCTGACCTGGCTCTGGTCCCTGTTCGGCAGCAGCAACCCTCCCCAGCCGGACCTGCTCTCGCAGGCGCCGCTTACCGCCGTCGTCCTGTCCTTGGTTTGGCAGTGGACGCCTTTCATGATGCTGATCCTGCTGGCTGGGCTGCAGTCCCGGCCCATGGACACTGTGGAAGCCGCCCAGATGGACGGGGCAAGCCCCTGGGATATTTTCCGGCACCTGACCCTGCCGCACCTGCGCCAGTACCTGGAACTGGGTGGACTGCTGGGCGCGATCTACATTGTGCAGAACTTCGACGCTGTCTTCACCCTCACCTCCGGCGGGCTGGGCACGGCCAACCTGCCATACGCCATCTACCAGACGTTCTACTTCGCCAACGAATATGGTCTGGCCTCCGCCGCCGGCGTCGTTGTGGTCATCGGCACCATCATCGTGGCCACGTTCGCACTCCGCACCGTCTTTTCGCTCTTCAAGAAGGAGGCAGCACGATGA
- a CDS encoding carbohydrate ABC transporter permease, translated as MSTLNPAAPRNTPTVPTALNTGTPRRQLGRFGGKSRMDPTRNSTAAGVAAWLLALLFAAPVLWMILTSFHSETDAATNPPSIAANLNLDAYQEFFGASSGVSPWPPLINSAMASILSTVLVLLLAIPAAYALSIRPVKKWTDVMFFFLSTKMMPVVAAILPLYLFAKSVGALDNIWFLILMYTSMNLPIAVWMMRSFLAEVPVEMLEAAQIDGANLLLTLRKVIAPVAMPGIAATALICFIFSWNELLLARVLTGVMAGTAPVFLTGFVSSQGLFLAKVCAAAVVISLPVLFAGFAAQDKLVQGLSLGAVK; from the coding sequence ATGAGCACCCTCAACCCTGCCGCGCCCCGCAACACGCCCACCGTCCCCACGGCACTGAACACAGGAACGCCCCGCCGGCAGCTTGGACGGTTCGGAGGAAAGTCCCGGATGGACCCTACCCGTAACAGCACCGCTGCCGGTGTCGCTGCATGGCTCCTGGCGCTGCTCTTCGCAGCCCCTGTCCTCTGGATGATCCTGACCTCGTTCCACTCGGAGACAGACGCTGCCACCAACCCGCCATCCATAGCTGCGAACCTCAACCTGGATGCCTATCAGGAATTCTTTGGAGCGAGCTCCGGTGTCAGCCCGTGGCCGCCGCTTATCAACTCCGCCATGGCCTCCATCCTGTCCACGGTCCTGGTCCTGCTCCTGGCAATACCTGCGGCGTACGCCCTGTCCATCCGGCCGGTGAAGAAGTGGACGGACGTCATGTTCTTCTTCCTCTCCACCAAGATGATGCCGGTGGTGGCCGCGATCCTGCCGCTCTACCTCTTCGCCAAGAGCGTCGGTGCGCTGGACAACATCTGGTTCTTGATCTTGATGTACACCTCCATGAACCTGCCCATTGCCGTGTGGATGATGCGATCCTTCCTAGCCGAAGTGCCCGTGGAAATGCTGGAGGCAGCCCAAATCGACGGGGCCAACCTCCTGCTCACCCTGCGCAAGGTCATCGCCCCCGTCGCGATGCCCGGCATCGCCGCCACCGCCCTGATCTGCTTCATCTTCAGCTGGAACGAACTCCTCCTTGCGCGGGTCCTGACAGGCGTTATGGCAGGCACCGCCCCGGTGTTCCTGACCGGGTTCGTCTCAAGCCAGGGCCTGTTCCTCGCTAAAGTCTGTGCCGCCGCCGTCGTGATCTCCCTCCCTGTGCTGTTCGCAGGATTCGCAGCCCAGGACAAACTCGTCCAAGGACTCTCCCTCGGTGCCGTGAAGTAA
- a CDS encoding NAD(P)-dependent alcohol dehydrogenase → MTTTTTQSPASSSGLPATMRANILKSKGDMAMETLPLPQLDADQVLVQVAAVGVCGSDVHYYEHGRIGDYVVDHPLILGHELSGRIAAVGTAVDPARIGKRVAVEPQRPCRTCKQCKAGRYNLCPDIEFYATPPIDGAFAEYVTIQSDFAYDIPDSVSDEAAALIEPLSVGLWACERAKIRPGSRVLIAGAGPIGIIAAQAARAFGATEIYITDIAEDRLTFALEHGATRALNARTDSVEGLDVDAFIDASGAPQAVRSGIKAVGPAGRVILVGLGADDVELPVSYIQNREIWLSGVFRYTNTWQLAIQLIADGKVDLDVLVTGKFTLAESENALKAGKQPGQLKAVVYPGR, encoded by the coding sequence ATGACAACGACCACCACACAGTCACCTGCCTCCAGCTCCGGACTGCCGGCTACCATGCGGGCCAATATCCTCAAGAGCAAGGGCGATATGGCGATGGAAACCTTGCCCCTCCCGCAGCTCGACGCAGACCAGGTCCTGGTGCAGGTCGCCGCCGTCGGCGTCTGCGGCAGCGACGTGCACTACTACGAGCACGGGCGGATCGGGGACTACGTCGTGGACCATCCGCTGATCCTCGGCCACGAACTCTCCGGCCGGATCGCCGCAGTCGGAACCGCCGTCGACCCTGCCCGCATCGGCAAGCGGGTCGCCGTCGAACCCCAGCGCCCCTGCCGCACCTGCAAGCAGTGCAAGGCCGGCCGGTACAACCTCTGCCCCGACATTGAGTTCTACGCCACCCCGCCAATCGACGGCGCATTCGCCGAGTACGTGACCATCCAGTCCGACTTCGCCTACGACATCCCCGACAGTGTGAGCGACGAGGCCGCCGCCCTGATCGAACCGCTCTCCGTCGGGTTGTGGGCCTGCGAACGTGCCAAAATCCGGCCCGGAAGCCGAGTCCTCATCGCCGGTGCCGGGCCCATCGGCATCATCGCGGCCCAGGCCGCCCGCGCCTTCGGCGCCACAGAAATCTACATCACCGACATCGCAGAGGACCGCCTGACCTTCGCCCTGGAACACGGCGCCACGCGTGCGCTCAATGCCCGGACAGACAGTGTGGAAGGGCTCGACGTCGACGCGTTCATTGACGCTTCCGGGGCACCCCAGGCGGTCCGTTCAGGCATTAAGGCCGTGGGCCCGGCCGGGAGGGTCATCCTCGTTGGTTTGGGGGCGGACGACGTCGAGCTTCCCGTCTCGTACATCCAGAACCGGGAGATCTGGCTCTCAGGCGTGTTCCGCTACACCAATACCTGGCAGTTGGCGATCCAACTGATCGCCGACGGCAAAGTCGACCTCGACGTCCTGGTCACCGGCAAGTTCACCCTCGCCGAATCCGAGAACGCACTCAAAGCTGGCAAACAGCCCGGCCAGCTCAAAGCCGTCGTCTACCCCGGCCGCTAA
- a CDS encoding carbohydrate kinase has translation MPPLENAPEPDLSDDAAPITVIGESLVDIIDDQRRGNGAPEMHPGGSPLNVAVGCSRLGLRTKLVTHFADDRYGRIIADHLDSNGVESIVGGSEPTSTALASLDAAGAAQYRFSISWDLNGASIPALAAAENSSHVHTGSIATALPPGNKSVMGLFEAARPHATISFDPNCRPAISTDVAAAREQAEGFVTASDIVKASDEDLRWLYPDRPLEESMKAWLALGPALVALTRGANGPVLLSRTGRVDVPGETVTVADTVGAGDSFMAALISGLMQLDALGAGGRERLQGITRGQLHALARYANKAAGITCSRQGANPPRLADLGPLAIPSSFLGA, from the coding sequence ATGCCACCTCTAGAGAACGCCCCAGAACCGGACCTCTCCGACGATGCAGCCCCGATCACGGTCATCGGAGAGTCACTCGTTGACATCATCGATGATCAGCGCAGGGGAAACGGCGCTCCCGAGATGCATCCGGGCGGCAGCCCTCTCAACGTCGCCGTCGGCTGCTCCCGCCTCGGCCTCCGCACCAAACTCGTCACGCACTTCGCCGACGACCGTTACGGGCGCATCATCGCTGACCATCTGGACAGCAACGGCGTCGAGAGCATCGTCGGCGGCTCCGAACCGACTTCAACCGCGCTGGCATCACTGGACGCCGCCGGAGCAGCGCAATACAGGTTCTCCATCAGCTGGGACCTCAACGGTGCATCCATCCCAGCCCTGGCAGCCGCGGAGAATTCCAGCCATGTCCACACCGGGTCCATTGCCACGGCCCTGCCCCCGGGCAACAAGTCGGTGATGGGCCTGTTCGAAGCCGCCCGCCCGCACGCCACCATCAGCTTCGACCCCAACTGCCGGCCGGCCATCAGCACCGACGTGGCCGCGGCACGAGAACAGGCCGAGGGCTTCGTGACCGCCAGCGACATCGTCAAAGCCAGCGACGAAGACCTCCGCTGGCTCTACCCCGACAGGCCCCTGGAAGAATCAATGAAGGCATGGCTGGCTCTGGGGCCCGCCTTGGTGGCGTTGACCCGCGGCGCCAACGGACCCGTCCTCCTCAGCCGGACCGGCAGGGTCGACGTCCCCGGCGAAACGGTCACCGTAGCAGACACTGTCGGAGCAGGAGACTCTTTCATGGCCGCGCTGATCTCAGGGCTCATGCAGCTGGACGCACTCGGCGCAGGGGGCCGGGAGCGCCTCCAGGGAATTACCCGGGGCCAGCTTCATGCCCTGGCCCGCTACGCGAACAAAGCAGCAGGCATCACCTGCTCCCGACAAGGCGCAAACCCACCGCGACTGGCGGACCTCGGCCCCCTGGCAATCCCTTCGTCCTTCCTCGGAGCATAG